The sequence below is a genomic window from Thermoflavifilum sp..
TGGCACCCTATCCGGTACCGTTGCCCGGCGGAGGCACACAGCTGCAGGATATGCCTGTACAGATTGATGAAGCACTATTACAGAAAATTGCACAACAAACCGGTGGCGAATATTTTCGGGCTACAGGCAATACTTCGCTGCGCCGTATTTACAATCAGATTGACCAGATGGAAAAAACCAAGATTCAGGTTTCTTCATTCACCCAGTATGCCGATGTATTTTTCCCACTGGCCATTGCGGCGGCAATTCTGCTTTTTCTGGAAATACTATTACGTTATGCGGTTTTCAAAACGCTTCCCTGATCTCATCGGTTCTCTTATCTTTACTGCTAAAACATCCCTTTGCAGGCTACGATTTACAAGTCTACCGGCAGCTGGTATCAGGCGCGCACCGCTTCGGGCGAATGGATTTCCTGTCGTATTAAAGGAAAATTAAAAATCGACGAAGATATTTCTTCAACCAATCCCGTGGCTGTGGGCGATGAGGTCATCCTCAGCATTGATCCGCAAACCGGCGATGCATTGATTGAAGATATTCTTCCCAGAAAAAATTACATCATTCGAAGTTCGCCACACAAACGCGGACAGAAGCACATTCTTGCAGCCAATCTCGATCAGGCCTGGCTGATGGTTACCGTGCTGCAACCCCGTACTTCAACGGGATTTATTGACCGATTTCTGGTAACTACGGCGGCTTATCATATTCCCACTTCTATTGTAATTAATAAAATCGATCTTCTGGATGCAGCAGCCAAAGCAATTGTGGCGGAATGGATTGAAGTGTATGAAAGCATGGGTTATCCGGTAGAATTGATTTCAGTAAAGACCGGTGAGGGCATCGAAACATTGAACAGCAGGCTGCGACATCAAACTACGTTGCTGGCCGGACATTCGGGTGTGGGTAAGTCGTCGCTTATCAATGCCTTGATTCCGGGCCTTGCCCTGCGGGTACAGCCGATTAGTCAGTGGTCAGAAAAAGGTATGCACACCACCACTTTCGCTGAAATGTTTGAATTGCCTTATGGCGGTCGTATCATCGACACACCCGGCATACGGGAATTCGGTGTGGTAGATATTGCCCCGGAAGAGCTCAGTCATTATTTCCTGGATATGCAGAAATATGTGACCAGTTGCATGTTCAATAATTGTTTACATCTTAATGAGCCCGGAT
It includes:
- the rsgA gene encoding ribosome small subunit-dependent GTPase A — its product is MQATIYKSTGSWYQARTASGEWISCRIKGKLKIDEDISSTNPVAVGDEVILSIDPQTGDALIEDILPRKNYIIRSSPHKRGQKHILAANLDQAWLMVTVLQPRTSTGFIDRFLVTTAAYHIPTSIVINKIDLLDAAAKAIVAEWIEVYESMGYPVELISVKTGEGIETLNSRLRHQTTLLAGHSGVGKSSLINALIPGLALRVQPISQWSEKGMHTTTFAEMFELPYGGRIIDTPGIREFGVVDIAPEELSHYFLDMQKYVTSCMFNNCLHLNEPGCAVKEAVEEGKIHFKRYANYVHILETLQGKK